The sequence GCAACACTCTCCGGTGGACTCCTACGTGGAACCCATCCCGGCGGGGATGCCCGGTTACGACAGCGAACTGGTGATGGCGGGCGGCACCTTCATCGACGGCAGCACCTCGGAACTCTCCGCCGATGGCCCCCTGCGAGAACCCTACGTGGTCTACTGCCAGGGCGGCACCCACTGGACCCATGTGGCCTTGGCGTTAGACGCAGCCGTGGCCGCGATTGGGAATGCTAAATCTGAATAAAATGTTGGTCAAGACGACAAAACGGAATCCAAGGAAATTTAATGCCTTTATTTCGGATCGATAAAGAGAACAAGCTGGAACGCATTGAAGAACATAAATTCAAGCTTGAAAAGGATATCCAGAGGTTGACCGAAGCCAATTTATTAGAGATTTTCAGTTTAGAGTTCGTCAGAACTGAGTTTGCTCTACATCAATTTAGGATTGACACCCTTGCTTTTGATCCAGAAACGAACTCATTTGTAATTATCGAATACAAACGGGATAAGAATTATAGCGTGATTGACCAGGGCTACGCATATTTATCTCTAATGCTGAACAATAAAGCAGATTTTATCCTTGAATATAATGAAAACGCAGATTCTACACTTAAGAGAAAGGATGTAGACTGGTCCCAATCAAAAGTGATTTTCCTCTCACCTTCTTTCACTAACTATCAGAAGGAGGCTATCAACTTTAAGGATTTGCCGATAGAACTTTGGGAAGTGAAGCGCTTTAAGAATAAAACTGTCTCGTATGTTCAAGTTGAAACTTCTGGAGCAAAAGAGAGTATCAATACAGTTTCCAAACAAGATCATACTATCGAAACCGTTAGCAAGGAAATCAAGGTATTCACAGAGCAAGAGCATCTAGACAACGCAGAAGATGATATCAAAGAACTTTATCTTAAATTCAGAGAATCAGTTTTCAACCTTGATGATGATATAAACATTAATCCCAGGAAGTTTTTCGTCGACTTCCAGTACAACAAAAAGAGCTTTACTGACGCAGTCATACTGAAAAGAGGGTTGAAAATCTACTTAAATTTAAAGAGTGGTGATTTAGATGATGCAACAGGAATTGCAAGAGATGTCTCCAATGTTGGGCATTGGGCAATGGCGCATATGAAATAAATCTTAAAGATGACTCTGATTTTGAATACATTCTGAGTTTGGTAAAACAGTCTTTGAACAAGAATAAAAATACTTTTTATGTCTGAGAACAAGTCTAAGAAACTCCCTGAATTAGCCTCTAGTAGAGAATTTGCTGAGTTCTTCGAAACTCACGATATTAGTGAGTGTGAGCTTGAGGAAACCCACTTCGACTATACGAAAGCAAAGCCTAATCGGTTCGTCGTGCAATCTCGTAAGGATGGAGAGCGCAAGCGCCTCGAAGAAAACACGAGGAGCGATCGCGAGACTGGGAATTGAAGGGCGATCTCATTTAGCAGAAGAGGGGAAGCGATCGCTTTTATGCAAGTTGATAAGATTCAATAATTTGCCTGTTCAACTCTTGCAAATACTGTTTGCCCAGATCGCCTAACTTTCTGACAACTAATCGTCGTTCAAGCGTAACTACCCGAGTCACCCTAACTTTTGAAGAAACTCGCAACCCTGTTTGCCGAAACTCCAGATCGTTAATTTCAAGCTTGAATTCTCCTGCTTCGAGATGGTCTAGTTGCTGCGATGTTATGGCACAGACCACAACGTCAATACCAACAGGAGCAACCCATAGAATCACGGCAGGACGCAGCTTGGTTTGACTCAGATCCGTAAAGGGAAAATTAACCAGTACTACACTACCTTTTACGACCACGTGACGGGTTCTCCATCTTCAGATGAATAGATTTCAGGTTCATCGCGCCAAAAATCAAAGCTGCCGCCTTGCTCGGCAAGATGCGCGATTTCGGAGGCAGAAGGATAGGGGATCTTGCCCAGGAGCTTATCCAGTAAAAGAGATTGCTCATCAGCTGAGAGTGACTGAATCAGCTGAATCAGCGACTCAACCAGTTGAAGGTTCGGTGAAGATGCCGTTGATTTCATCATGAGTGCTGTGGATATCTATCAACAGGTTACTCCACACATTACCCTTAGGCTTGAGAAGCATTGAGAGTTATCGAGACCAGCAGGCAGACCAGCTTGGTTACTTATTCATCGTTCATCCTCTCGGCCAGAACAACCGACCTCTAACCGGTTTTGCCATTGCCTCAAAGAAGATGACGGGAGCGATCGCGAAACTAGGAATTGAAAGGCGATCTACTCTTTTGGGTGAGATTACTTTGAAGGTGGTTGGAGGAGCGATCACCTTCCGGCTGTTTCAGCATCTCTCCAATCCCAAGCTGGCTGCGGTCTACACCCGCATTTTGGAGATTGCTTGGTGAATCGTCGTGGGAGAATGAGCCTTTATGAGGCCTTGTTATGCCCGCTGCGTATATTCAAAACGAAACTGAATTTGATGCTCTGCTCGCGTCCGAATCCCTCGTTGTCATCGATTGCACCGCGACTTGGTGTGGCCCGTGCAAATTAATTGCGCCCCTGATTGACCAACTGGCCGATGAATACAGCGATCGCGTCAAAGTTCTGAAATTAGACCTCGACACCAACAAAGAAGTGGCCAAAAGATTTGGCATTCGCAGCATCCCAGCGGTGATGTTTTTTGCCGATGGCAACCTGGCGGAAACCATGGTGGGGGCCAAAAAACACGAAGAATATCAGGAGGCAGTGGATCGGCATCTCGCTTGATGGCCGGCG is a genomic window of Leptolyngbya iicbica LK containing:
- a CDS encoding DUF5655 domain-containing protein, whose protein sequence is MPLFRIDKENKLERIEEHKFKLEKDIQRLTEANLLEIFSLEFVRTEFALHQFRIDTLAFDPETNSFVIIEYKRDKNYSVIDQGYAYLSLMLNNKADFILEYNENADSTLKRKDVDWSQSKVIFLSPSFTNYQKEAINFKDLPIELWEVKRFKNKTVSYVQVETSGAKESINTVSKQDHTIETVSKEIKVFTEQEHLDNAEDDIKELYLKFRESVFNLDDDININPRKFFVDFQYNKKSFTDAVILKRGLKIYLNLKSGDLDDATGIARDVSNVGHWAMAHMK
- a CDS encoding type II toxin-antitoxin system PemK/MazF family toxin, which encodes MVVKGSVVLVNFPFTDLSQTKLRPAVILWVAPVGIDVVVCAITSQQLDHLEAGEFKLEINDLEFRQTGLRVSSKVRVTRVVTLERRLVVRKLGDLGKQYLQELNRQIIESYQLA
- the trxA gene encoding thioredoxin, encoding MPAAYIQNETEFDALLASESLVVIDCTATWCGPCKLIAPLIDQLADEYSDRVKVLKLDLDTNKEVAKRFGIRSIPAVMFFADGNLAETMVGAKKHEEYQEAVDRHLA